In Oceanibaculum nanhaiense, the following proteins share a genomic window:
- a CDS encoding class I SAM-dependent methyltransferase, whose translation MSSVTRPITRTEFERSFGIIDLPRPPAGIHDVGDGDFDAIGREFLWNLVHHAGLEPHHRVLDIGCGVGRLALPLTVFLDRTGSYVGFDVAAGAIRWCQDEISSRHANFSFHAVDLRHPLYNPGGALDPLSFAFPVGEAGVDLAAAVSVFTHLSPGVMAQYLRQVRRSLAPGGRFFCTAFFLDDAVRARLRAGKCRIPFRADDPGFWQEGHADHPGAAIAVDLDWFVKAAAQAGLGLAGPVIRGHWPDDTGGEGFQDMCVLQPLDPAMAGGRR comes from the coding sequence ATGAGCAGTGTCACCCGGCCCATAACGCGGACTGAGTTCGAGCGCAGCTTTGGCATCATCGACCTGCCGCGCCCGCCGGCCGGCATTCACGATGTCGGCGACGGGGATTTCGATGCCATCGGCCGGGAGTTCCTGTGGAACCTCGTGCACCATGCCGGTCTGGAACCGCACCACCGGGTTCTCGATATCGGCTGCGGCGTCGGGCGGCTCGCCCTTCCCCTGACGGTTTTTCTCGACCGCACGGGCAGCTATGTCGGCTTCGACGTCGCTGCCGGGGCAATCCGCTGGTGCCAGGACGAGATTTCCAGCCGGCATGCGAATTTCAGCTTCCACGCGGTCGATCTGCGCCACCCGCTCTATAATCCGGGCGGGGCGCTCGACCCGCTCTCCTTCGCCTTCCCGGTGGGGGAGGCGGGCGTCGATCTGGCGGCGGCGGTCTCCGTCTTCACGCATCTGTCGCCCGGTGTGATGGCGCAGTACCTGCGGCAGGTGCGGCGCAGCTTGGCGCCGGGCGGGCGGTTCTTCTGCACGGCGTTCTTCCTGGACGATGCTGTCAGGGCGCGGCTGCGCGCCGGCAAATGCCGCATCCCGTTCCGGGCGGACGATCCCGGCTTCTGGCAGGAAGGGCATGCGGATCATCCGGGTGCTGCCATCGCCGTCGATCTCGACTGGTTCGTGAAGGCCGCCGCGCAGGCCGGGCTGGGACTGGCCGGGCCGGTCATCCGCGGCCATTGGCCGGACGATACCGGCGGCGAGGGGTTTCAGGACATGTGCGTGCTGCAGCCGCTTGATCCGGCAATGGCCGGGGGGCGGCGCTGA
- a CDS encoding glycosyltransferase, whose product MRETAPPGSAVIDLFLLGRELFLGILSETAPLPADAVLIVNRGEKPVQQLLRTIVDVRGGVRRRGFILFRRSGRSTQPVSQIRIEAGDRKTPLVLSRPPLAFPEAARLLGDDLCLRTLGFLVRDAAPRLGLFERGHDTSAIRALLLEMATAHLPVSYHTDLSKGKHYVEALLAAPDTRPATILSIGEDGARVTQTRPVEIGRIANGDYLQGLFLNGQDDRPLKNELVVMIQADRVLKIASPAIRGTSPKAFLDRIAGFALPVRIRLREALGTIIAKDDLFGPAFAWMQRLQGLPAQSSANASAPFGGGIDFAVPCGDAGIFLRGWLWDPHEAIERFDAVSAHGEKASILDRMIRIEDGKVGKHFQQNSLPVLRQEPGFVAFLPMAKGARHSLQTRAELDFAGGVRLDLMSAVSALPPRLARDLVLQSLPRERITPEILETLYHPALAALQADCLADKRIDRVIAFGPPPARPRVSIVIPLYGRYDFIRAQWMRFAFDPDLAHADLIYVLDKPEDAAQVESLLHGLHLTFGVSCRLAVNAENYGFAGASNLGASLAAAPMLLFLNSDVVPMGTGWLSRMLDFYKATPDIGLLGPKLLFPDGSIQHAGLYFIGGIAKWWLNGVYCKGYGADWPAASTSREVPAVTGACMMIARDKYAAVGGISEQYVIGDFEDTDLSLRCRRQGWRNWYLADSALMHMERASIDGHASYTQAPVDAYNGWLHTRLWGADITEIQRASGETITPVPDGEEVPNETKRTARGRGNGVRRKVA is encoded by the coding sequence ATGCGGGAGACAGCGCCCCCCGGTTCCGCCGTTATTGACCTCTTCCTCCTCGGGCGGGAACTGTTTCTCGGCATCCTGTCCGAGACCGCGCCGCTTCCCGCGGATGCCGTCCTGATCGTCAATCGCGGCGAGAAGCCGGTGCAGCAGCTTCTCCGTACCATTGTGGATGTGCGCGGCGGCGTCCGGCGGCGCGGTTTCATCCTGTTCCGCCGGTCCGGCCGGTCCACGCAACCCGTCTCCCAGATCAGGATCGAGGCCGGCGACAGGAAGACCCCTCTGGTCCTCTCCCGGCCGCCGCTGGCCTTCCCCGAGGCCGCGCGGCTGCTTGGCGACGATCTGTGCCTGCGGACCCTCGGTTTCCTCGTGCGTGATGCTGCCCCCAGGCTTGGCCTGTTCGAACGGGGGCATGACACCTCCGCGATTCGGGCGCTGCTGCTGGAGATGGCGACCGCCCATCTGCCGGTCAGCTATCATACCGACCTGTCCAAAGGTAAGCATTACGTCGAGGCGCTGCTGGCGGCGCCGGATACACGTCCGGCCACGATCCTGTCGATCGGCGAGGATGGCGCGCGGGTGACGCAGACCAGGCCGGTCGAGATCGGCCGCATCGCCAATGGCGATTATCTTCAGGGGCTGTTTCTGAACGGTCAGGACGACCGGCCCCTGAAGAACGAACTGGTCGTGATGATCCAGGCGGACCGGGTGCTGAAGATTGCCAGCCCGGCCATACGCGGCACATCCCCGAAGGCTTTTTTGGACCGTATCGCTGGCTTCGCGTTGCCGGTGCGGATTCGGCTGCGCGAAGCGCTGGGCACGATCATCGCGAAGGATGACCTCTTCGGCCCGGCCTTCGCCTGGATGCAGCGCCTGCAGGGGCTGCCGGCCCAATCGAGCGCCAATGCATCGGCGCCGTTCGGCGGCGGCATCGATTTCGCCGTGCCCTGCGGCGATGCCGGCATTTTCCTGCGCGGCTGGCTGTGGGACCCGCATGAGGCGATTGAGCGCTTCGATGCGGTTTCCGCCCATGGCGAGAAAGCCTCGATCCTCGACCGGATGATCCGCATCGAGGATGGCAAGGTGGGCAAGCATTTCCAGCAGAACAGCCTGCCGGTCCTGCGTCAGGAGCCGGGCTTCGTCGCCTTCCTGCCGATGGCGAAGGGCGCGCGGCACAGCCTGCAGACCCGTGCCGAGCTGGATTTCGCGGGCGGCGTACGGCTGGACCTGATGAGCGCGGTATCGGCGCTGCCGCCGCGTCTGGCGCGCGATCTGGTGCTGCAATCGCTGCCGCGAGAGCGGATTACGCCGGAGATTCTGGAAACGCTGTATCACCCGGCGCTGGCCGCCCTGCAGGCGGACTGTCTTGCGGACAAGCGGATCGACCGGGTGATCGCCTTCGGGCCGCCACCGGCACGGCCCAGGGTCAGCATCGTCATCCCGCTCTATGGTCGTTACGACTTCATCCGCGCGCAATGGATGCGCTTCGCCTTCGATCCCGATCTGGCGCATGCCGATCTGATCTACGTCCTCGACAAGCCGGAGGATGCGGCACAGGTCGAATCACTGCTGCACGGGCTGCACCTGACTTTCGGCGTTTCCTGCCGGCTGGCGGTCAATGCGGAGAATTACGGCTTCGCCGGCGCCTCCAATCTGGGCGCATCGCTGGCAGCGGCGCCGATGCTGCTGTTCCTGAATTCCGATGTCGTGCCGATGGGGACAGGCTGGCTCAGCCGGATGCTGGATTTCTACAAGGCGACGCCGGATATCGGGCTGCTCGGCCCGAAGCTGCTGTTCCCCGATGGCAGTATCCAGCATGCCGGCCTCTATTTCATCGGCGGCATCGCCAAATGGTGGCTGAACGGCGTCTATTGCAAGGGCTATGGCGCCGACTGGCCGGCGGCCAGTACCTCCCGCGAGGTTCCCGCCGTCACCGGTGCCTGCATGATGATTGCGCGCGACAAGTACGCGGCCGTGGGTGGCATTTCCGAGCAGTATGTGATCGGCGATTTCGAGGATACCGACCTCAGCCTGCGCTGCCGCCGGCAGGGCTGGCGCAACTGGTACCTGGCCGATAGCGCGCTGATGCATATGGAGCGCGCCTCCATCGACGGCCATGCCAGCTACACCCAGGCGCCCGTCGATGCCTATAATGGCTGGCTGCATACGAGGCTGTGGGGCGCGGATATCACCGAGATTCAACGCGCGTCCGGTGAAACGATCACGCCAGTGCCGGACGGCGAGGAAGTACCCAACGAGACGAAGCGGACTGCGCGCGGACGTGGTAACGGCGTGCGGCGGAAGGTGGCATGA
- a CDS encoding glycosyltransferase — translation MMRILQIAPAFFEFQPGGTELCARSLHRAALGQPGIESHLLACVPYWHAKPGVGSDFLTPTRGAAETGIAVRAFDSFHLSQLDDLGVLRSFREFLENYRPDRIHFHHLLYLGVEGIVVARRTCPKAEILLTLHDYYAICANDGLMTKKPDGALCYAAQPHACLQCLPEASLEDFALREQGIRAALDLVDRLIAPSAFLRDRFIAWGIPAERIACQPNALPEGWAGAQPLPPRERRLGEPAVFGFFANIMPHKGLHLLLEAALWLKTQGVAGFRIAVHGSDKHAPEAYKARIAALVETLGPAVSMRGAYGHEELPSLLAGIDAVVVPSVWWENDPLIVRQSAAIGRPVLYADLGGLAEAGAQSGGTGFAAGDVAALAQRMLGIIQAEESTRTEPALAVIGQMHRPEKRPA, via the coding sequence ATGATGCGCATTCTACAGATCGCCCCAGCCTTCTTCGAATTTCAGCCCGGCGGGACGGAACTGTGCGCGCGCAGCCTGCATCGCGCTGCGCTTGGGCAACCCGGCATCGAGTCGCACCTGCTGGCCTGTGTTCCCTATTGGCATGCCAAACCAGGGGTCGGCAGCGATTTTCTGACGCCGACCAGGGGGGCGGCGGAAACCGGCATCGCGGTCCGGGCGTTCGATAGTTTCCACCTGTCGCAGCTGGATGATCTTGGTGTTTTAAGATCGTTCCGGGAGTTTCTGGAGAATTACCGCCCTGACCGGATTCACTTCCACCATCTGCTCTATCTTGGCGTGGAAGGTATCGTTGTCGCCCGGCGGACCTGCCCGAAGGCGGAAATCCTGCTGACGCTGCATGATTACTACGCGATCTGCGCCAATGACGGGCTGATGACGAAGAAACCGGACGGCGCGCTGTGTTATGCTGCGCAGCCCCATGCCTGCCTACAGTGTCTTCCGGAAGCGTCCCTTGAGGATTTTGCCTTGCGCGAACAGGGCATCCGGGCGGCACTGGACCTTGTGGACCGGCTGATCGCGCCCAGCGCCTTCCTGCGAGACCGCTTCATCGCCTGGGGCATTCCGGCAGAGCGGATTGCCTGCCAGCCCAATGCGCTGCCGGAAGGCTGGGCGGGCGCACAGCCCCTGCCGCCGCGCGAGCGCCGGCTGGGAGAGCCGGCGGTGTTCGGCTTCTTCGCCAATATCATGCCGCATAAGGGGCTGCATCTGCTGCTGGAGGCGGCTTTGTGGCTGAAGACGCAGGGCGTGGCGGGTTTCCGCATCGCCGTGCACGGCTCGGACAAGCATGCGCCGGAGGCGTATAAGGCGCGCATCGCCGCCCTTGTCGAGACTCTGGGACCGGCCGTGTCAATGCGTGGCGCCTATGGGCATGAGGAATTGCCGTCGCTTCTCGCCGGTATCGATGCCGTGGTTGTGCCCTCGGTCTGGTGGGAGAATGACCCGCTGATCGTGCGCCAGTCCGCCGCCATTGGGCGTCCCGTCCTCTATGCTGATCTGGGCGGGCTGGCCGAGGCGGGGGCGCAGTCGGGCGGGACGGGTTTCGCCGCCGGCGATGTGGCGGCGCTGGCACAGCGGATGCTGGGGATCATCCAGGCGGAGGAGAGCACCCGGACCGAGCCGGCCCTCGCCGTCATCGGCCAGATGCACAGGCCGGAGAAGAGGCCGGCATGA
- a CDS encoding calcium-binding protein, whose amino-acid sequence MATVPGGIFGTGNISSSEGANISSFLDKLGLSEGSITQVTVSTTGTNTISDTTPTSTFTVGSGQTVNVVLSGSTGKTLIVTGSGNASIVGGAGSDSVLGGAGSDSIFGGIGDDQVRGGEGNDILYGGTGNDVVFGRQAADGDGNNELEGNLGNDSIVGGTGNDTLRGGKDNDTVEGTAGNNSLYGGLGDDSMLGGTGNDTIQANEGNDTLSAGNAVAAELRGGKGNDSIVGGTGSDTLYSGMGSDTLTGGAGDDIFSFKGGDQAATITDFGTGNDKIEIAGYSFDQLTIANNGSGNAVISMPDGTTIELQGVDAATLTADFFLFS is encoded by the coding sequence ATGGCCACGGTACCGGGCGGAATTTTCGGCACCGGCAATATTAGCTCCTCCGAGGGCGCGAATATCTCCAGTTTCCTGGATAAGCTTGGCCTGTCGGAGGGTTCCATCACCCAGGTCACCGTCAGCACGACCGGCACCAATACGATCAGCGACACGACGCCGACTTCGACCTTCACGGTCGGCAGCGGCCAGACCGTGAATGTCGTGCTGTCCGGTTCGACTGGCAAGACGCTGATCGTCACCGGCAGCGGCAATGCCAGCATCGTCGGCGGCGCCGGCAGCGATTCGGTGCTCGGCGGTGCGGGCAGCGACAGCATCTTCGGCGGGATCGGCGACGATCAGGTCCGCGGCGGTGAAGGCAACGACATCCTCTATGGCGGCACCGGCAACGATGTCGTCTTTGGCCGGCAGGCGGCGGATGGCGACGGGAACAACGAGCTTGAGGGTAATCTCGGTAACGACAGCATCGTCGGCGGTACCGGCAACGACACGCTGCGCGGCGGCAAGGATAACGACACTGTCGAGGGCACGGCCGGCAATAATTCGCTGTATGGCGGCCTGGGCGACGATTCGATGCTTGGCGGCACCGGTAACGACACCATCCAGGCGAATGAGGGCAACGATACCCTCTCCGCCGGCAATGCAGTCGCGGCGGAGCTGCGTGGCGGCAAGGGCAATGACAGCATCGTCGGCGGCACCGGCAGCGACACGCTCTATTCCGGCATGGGCAGCGACACGCTGACCGGCGGGGCGGGCGACGACATCTTCTCCTTCAAGGGAGGCGATCAGGCCGCCACCATCACCGATTTCGGCACCGGCAACGACAAGATCGAAATCGCCGGCTACAGCTTTGACCAGCTTACCATCGCCAATAATGGCTCTGGCAACGCTGTCATCAGCATGCCGGACGGGACGACCATCGAGCTTCAGGGTGTCGATGCCGCCACGCTGACGGCGGACTTCTTCCTGTTCAGCTGA